Proteins encoded within one genomic window of Brachybacterium avium:
- a CDS encoding exopolyphosphatase, with product MSAPVAAIDCGTNSIRLLIARRDEASGTVIDLERRLEMVRLGLGVDRTGRFDPVAVERTLEAARRFRALIEHHGVATQDVRFVATSATRDASNRDLFIEGIHEILGIVPEVISGQEEAALSFRGAVSTVADLPAGPRLVVDIGGGSTELVLGEVTPTHRISLDMGSVRLTERHLVTDPPTAAEIDAAIAEIDAQLDRACAEVPLDQAASLVGVAGTVTTVTAVAAGIQDYRPDVTHGAVMTLDEVRGICRTLLAETRAERSLRKVIHPGRVDVIGAGALIWSRIVNRVSEAGTITSARTSEHDILDGIALDLLDRVP from the coding sequence ATGAGCGCCCCCGTCGCCGCGATCGACTGCGGCACCAACTCCATCCGTCTGCTCATCGCCCGCCGTGACGAGGCCTCCGGCACGGTCATCGACCTCGAGCGCCGCCTGGAGATGGTGCGCCTGGGGCTCGGCGTGGACCGCACCGGCCGCTTCGATCCGGTCGCCGTCGAGCGGACGCTCGAGGCGGCACGCCGATTCCGAGCACTGATCGAGCACCACGGCGTGGCCACCCAGGACGTGCGCTTCGTCGCGACCTCTGCCACCCGTGATGCCTCCAACCGCGACCTCTTCATCGAGGGCATCCACGAGATCCTCGGGATCGTGCCCGAGGTGATCAGCGGGCAGGAGGAAGCGGCGCTCTCCTTCCGCGGAGCCGTCAGCACCGTCGCGGACCTGCCCGCCGGACCGCGGCTGGTCGTGGACATCGGCGGCGGCTCCACCGAGCTGGTGCTCGGCGAGGTGACGCCGACCCATCGGATCAGCCTGGACATGGGTTCGGTGCGCCTGACGGAGCGCCACCTCGTGACGGACCCGCCCACCGCAGCCGAGATCGACGCGGCCATCGCCGAGATCGATGCCCAGCTGGACCGGGCCTGCGCCGAAGTTCCCTTGGACCAGGCGGCCTCGCTGGTGGGTGTGGCCGGCACCGTGACCACTGTCACGGCCGTGGCCGCCGGGATCCAGGACTATCGTCCCGACGTCACCCACGGGGCCGTCATGACCCTCGACGAGGTGCGCGGGATCTGCCGCACGCTGCTCGCCGAGACCCGCGCCGAACGGTCGCTGCGGAAGGTCATCCACCCAGGTCGCGTCGATGTCATCGGTGCCGGAGCGCTGATCTGGTCGCGCATCGTCAACCGCGTCTCGGAAGCCGGGACGATCACCTCCGCGCGCACCAGCGAGCACGACATCCTGGACGGGATCGCTCTGGATCTGCTGGACCGCGTTCCCTGA
- a CDS encoding DUF501 domain-containing protein, protein MTTLAPLPYESPATEQDHAVMRTQLGREMRGVISIARRCACGRPAVVRTSPRLEDGTPFPTSLYLTLPWLTLEISRLEATGLMAELTARVEQDSELAAAYRDAHERYLARRAEIGDAAEVRHVSAGGMPTRVKCLHALAGQALAEGTGTNPIADEVLVMIEGVLPELLCRCDDVEEA, encoded by the coding sequence GTGACCACTCTCGCCCCTCTGCCCTACGAATCCCCAGCCACCGAGCAGGACCACGCGGTGATGCGCACCCAGCTCGGGCGGGAGATGCGGGGTGTGATCTCGATCGCCCGCCGCTGCGCCTGCGGCCGTCCCGCTGTGGTCCGCACCTCGCCGCGGCTCGAGGACGGCACCCCGTTCCCGACCTCCCTCTACCTGACCCTGCCATGGCTCACGCTGGAGATCTCCCGCCTCGAGGCGACCGGTCTGATGGCCGAGCTCACCGCACGGGTCGAGCAGGACTCCGAGCTCGCCGCCGCCTATCGCGACGCCCATGAGCGCTACCTCGCCCGCCGCGCGGAGATCGGCGATGCCGCAGAGGTCCGTCACGTCAGCGCCGGCGGGATGCCCACGCGGGTGAAGTGCCTGCACGCGCTCGCCGGCCAGGCACTCGCCGAGGGGACCGGGACAAACCCGATCGCCGACGAGGTGCTGGTGATGATCGAGGGCGTGCTTCCCGAGCTGCTCTGTCGCTGCGACGACGTCGAGGAGGCATGA
- a CDS encoding NAD(P)/FAD-dependent oxidoreductase, whose protein sequence is MTNTFGGKPHVLILGGGSVGLTTASELRKTLGAEVAITVVDPRPYMTYAPFLPEVGAGSIDPRNVLAPLRKVLPGAKVVTGSVSAIRSAENTVVVDLEEDEQLEIAYDYLVVGLGAVPRLLPIPGLAENAIGFKQVEEATAVRDRVLANLAEAATTKDPAVRKRLLTFTFIGGGFAGGEAVAEAEDMVRDALRYYPDLHASDIRFVLVDGAPFIFPELTEDQRAYVLNQLRERGIEVKLETFLNSAENGVIKTSDGDEFETDLLVWNAGVKPAPVLSDSEISDLPVVTERGPLMGKLEALADLRVNGADGPLDNVFAAGDCAAVPDLASGEGKFCPPNAQHAVRQAKRLADNIARSVQGRPLVDYYHRNLGVMATLGMYKGVCRLQLGEKEVDVRGLPAWAMARSYHVYAMPTIGRKASVIAGWATNLISRRDIIGIPEAETPRAAFEYAASTGKKK, encoded by the coding sequence ATGACTAATACCTTCGGCGGCAAGCCCCATGTCCTCATCCTCGGAGGCGGTTCCGTCGGTTTGACGACCGCATCCGAGCTGCGCAAGACCCTCGGTGCGGAGGTCGCGATCACCGTCGTCGACCCGCGTCCATACATGACCTACGCGCCCTTCCTCCCCGAGGTCGGCGCCGGCAGCATCGACCCGCGCAACGTCCTCGCGCCCCTGCGCAAGGTGCTCCCGGGCGCCAAGGTCGTCACCGGTTCGGTCTCCGCGATCCGCAGCGCCGAGAACACCGTCGTGGTGGATCTCGAGGAGGACGAGCAGCTCGAGATCGCCTACGACTACCTGGTCGTCGGTCTCGGTGCCGTGCCCCGCCTGCTGCCCATCCCGGGCCTCGCGGAGAACGCGATCGGCTTCAAGCAGGTGGAGGAGGCGACCGCAGTGCGCGACCGTGTCCTCGCCAACCTCGCCGAGGCGGCGACCACGAAGGACCCCGCGGTCCGCAAGCGCCTGCTGACCTTCACCTTCATCGGTGGCGGCTTCGCCGGCGGCGAGGCTGTCGCCGAGGCCGAGGACATGGTCCGGGACGCCCTGCGCTACTACCCCGACCTCCACGCCTCGGACATCCGTTTCGTGCTCGTCGACGGCGCGCCGTTCATCTTCCCCGAGCTCACCGAGGACCAGCGCGCCTACGTGCTGAACCAGCTGCGTGAGCGCGGTATCGAGGTCAAGCTCGAGACCTTCCTGAACTCCGCCGAGAACGGCGTGATCAAGACCAGCGACGGCGACGAGTTCGAGACCGATCTGCTGGTCTGGAACGCCGGTGTGAAGCCCGCCCCGGTGCTTTCGGACTCGGAGATCTCGGACCTCCCGGTCGTCACCGAGCGCGGCCCCCTGATGGGCAAGCTCGAGGCGCTCGCGGACCTCCGGGTCAACGGCGCCGACGGCCCGTTGGACAATGTCTTCGCCGCCGGCGACTGCGCCGCAGTGCCGGACCTCGCCTCGGGCGAGGGCAAGTTCTGCCCGCCCAACGCACAGCACGCCGTCCGTCAGGCCAAGCGCCTGGCAGACAACATCGCGCGCTCCGTCCAGGGTCGCCCGCTGGTGGACTACTACCACCGCAACCTCGGCGTGATGGCCACCCTCGGCATGTACAAGGGCGTGTGCCGCCTGCAGCTGGGGGAGAAGGAAGTCGACGTCCGCGGTCTGCCGGCATGGGCGATGGCCCGCTCGTACCACGTGTACGCGATGCCGACCATCGGTCGGAAGGCCTCCGTGATCGCGGGCTGGGCGACCAACCTGATCTCGCGCCGCGACATCATCGGCATCCCCGAGGCCGAGACGCCGCGCGCAGCCTTCGAGTACGCCGCGAGCACCGGCAAGAAGAAGTGA
- a CDS encoding FtsB family cell division protein, with protein sequence MALLVIALAALVPTVNTYVAQRQKLSELQSQVSQQEQQVESLREQVARWDDPTYVAARARERLLFAMPGETQYRLTDTSGSDVPLTEAEQAAEAAKEGEWFSVLWESVEGSSRLTPEDIPDETGSTDDDVSEQNPADDTTDQDTDQ encoded by the coding sequence GTGGCTCTGCTGGTGATCGCGCTGGCGGCCCTGGTGCCGACGGTCAACACCTATGTCGCGCAGCGGCAGAAGCTCTCCGAGCTGCAGTCCCAGGTCTCCCAGCAGGAGCAGCAGGTCGAGTCGCTGCGCGAGCAGGTGGCCCGTTGGGACGACCCCACCTATGTCGCCGCCCGTGCCCGTGAGCGGCTGCTGTTCGCGATGCCGGGGGAGACCCAGTACCGACTGACCGACACCTCCGGGAGCGATGTCCCGCTCACCGAGGCCGAGCAGGCCGCGGAGGCTGCGAAGGAGGGCGAGTGGTTCTCCGTGCTCTGGGAGAGCGTGGAGGGCTCCAGCCGCCTCACCCCCGAGGACATCCCCGACGAGACCGGCTCGACCGACGACGACGTCTCCGAGCAGAACCCCGCCGACGACACCACCGATCAGGACACCGACCAGTGA